The Bradyrhizobium ottawaense genome window below encodes:
- a CDS encoding IS630-like element ISRj1 family transposase, giving the protein MIPEAREVHLSRKDRKVLEACCRSPVTLQRDLKRARIVLLAADGRSTRSIAKEVGVQPRIVSLWRHRYADHGLEGLQDKPRPGKQPIYTKTTDKRILKLLDKPPPQGFARWTGPLLAEALGDVDVQYVWRFLRSHKIDLVARKSWCESNDPNFTAKAADVVGLYVAPPAKAIVLCVDEKPSIQALERAQGYLKLPNGRALTGQSHDYKRHGTTTLFAALEVATGKIIATHSKRRRRVEFLDFMNSVTATFPNRKLHVILDNLNTHKKNEDWLKAHPNVQFHFTPTSASWLNQVEVWFSILQGQSLSGTSFTSLKQLQEHIDAYVNAYNDRAEPFVWTKKKVRQRRFKGRRITQL; this is encoded by the coding sequence ATGATACCCGAAGCAAGAGAAGTCCACCTTTCGAGGAAAGATCGCAAGGTGCTTGAGGCGTGCTGTCGCTCACCGGTGACGTTGCAGCGCGATTTGAAGCGGGCGCGGATAGTTCTGTTGGCGGCGGATGGGCGCAGCACCCGGTCGATCGCCAAGGAAGTTGGGGTCCAGCCGCGGATTGTCAGCCTTTGGCGGCATCGCTATGCCGACCATGGCCTTGAAGGGCTGCAAGACAAGCCGCGGCCTGGCAAGCAGCCGATCTATACGAAGACGACCGACAAGCGGATTCTGAAGCTGCTGGATAAGCCGCCACCGCAAGGGTTTGCGCGCTGGACCGGCCCCCTGCTGGCCGAGGCGCTGGGCGATGTCGATGTCCAATATGTCTGGCGGTTCCTGCGCAGCCACAAGATTGACCTGGTGGCTCGCAAGTCCTGGTGCGAGAGCAACGACCCGAACTTTACGGCCAAAGCCGCCGATGTTGTCGGCCTCTATGTCGCGCCGCCGGCGAAGGCCATTGTGCTGTGCGTGGACGAGAAGCCCTCGATCCAGGCTTTGGAGCGAGCGCAGGGTTATCTGAAGTTGCCCAATGGCCGCGCCTTAACCGGCCAAAGCCACGATTACAAGCGGCATGGCACCACAACATTGTTTGCGGCGCTCGAAGTCGCCACCGGAAAGATCATCGCGACCCATTCAAAACGCCGGCGCCGCGTCGAGTTTCTCGATTTCATGAACAGCGTCACCGCGACTTTTCCGAACCGCAAGCTTCACGTCATCCTCGACAACCTCAACACCCATAAAAAGAACGAGGACTGGCTCAAGGCCCACCCCAACGTGCAATTTCATTTCACGCCGACAAGTGCGTCATGGCTCAATCAGGTCGAAGTATGGTTTTCCATCTTGCAGGGGCAGTCGCTCAGCGGCACCTCCTTCACGAGCCTCAAGCAGCTTCAGGAACACATCGATGCCTACGTCAACGCATACAACGACAGAGCCGAGCCCTTCGTCTGGACCAAGAAAAAGGTCCGTCAACGCCGTTTCAAAGGCCGCCGTATCACTCAGCTCTGA